The proteins below come from a single Streptomyces sp. M92 genomic window:
- a CDS encoding ABC transporter permease, with protein MATEQPVATAAGDQTRIHNIGYRNYDGPRLGRAYARRSLYSQSLRGAYGLGRSVKSKVLPMLLFVVMCLPAAIMVAVAVATKANELPLDYTRYAIVLQAVISLYVASQAPQSVSRDLRFKTVPLYFSRPIETADYVRAKYASLASALFILTAAPLVVLYVGALLAKLDFADQTKGFAQGLVSVALLSLLFAGLGLVVASVTPRRGFGIAAVIAVLTITYGAVSTLQAIADVQGSTGAVAWIGLFSPITLIDGVQSAFLGATSAFPGGIGPSNAEGAVYVLVTLGLIAGAYGLLLRRYKKVGL; from the coding sequence ATGGCAACTGAGCAGCCCGTAGCCACTGCGGCGGGTGACCAGACCCGCATCCACAACATCGGCTACCGCAACTACGACGGCCCCCGCCTCGGCCGCGCCTATGCCCGCCGCTCGCTGTACTCGCAGTCCCTGCGCGGTGCCTACGGCCTCGGCCGCTCGGTCAAGTCCAAGGTTCTGCCGATGCTGCTGTTCGTGGTGATGTGCCTGCCCGCGGCCATCATGGTCGCCGTGGCCGTCGCCACCAAGGCGAACGAACTGCCGCTGGACTACACGCGCTACGCCATCGTGCTGCAGGCCGTCATCAGCCTCTACGTCGCCTCGCAGGCCCCCCAGTCCGTCTCCCGCGACCTGCGCTTCAAGACCGTGCCGCTGTACTTCTCGCGGCCCATCGAGACCGCCGACTACGTCCGCGCCAAGTACGCGTCGCTGGCGTCGGCCCTGTTCATCCTCACCGCCGCACCGCTCGTGGTGCTCTACGTGGGCGCGCTGCTCGCCAAACTCGACTTCGCGGACCAGACCAAGGGGTTCGCACAGGGACTCGTCTCCGTGGCACTGCTCTCGCTCCTCTTCGCCGGCCTCGGCCTGGTCGTCGCGTCGGTCACCCCGCGCCGCGGCTTCGGCATCGCGGCCGTCATCGCCGTCCTGACCATCACCTACGGCGCGGTCTCCACACTCCAGGCCATCGCGGACGTCCAGGGCAGCACCGGCGCCGTCGCCTGGATCGGCCTGTTCTCGCCGATCACCCTCATCGACGGTGTGCAGTCCGCCTTCCTGGGCGCCACCTCGGCCTTCCCAGGCGGGATCGGACCGAGCAATGCCGAGGGCGCGGTCTACGTCCTCGTCACCCTCGGGCTGATCGCCGGCGCCTACGGCCTGCTGCTGCGCCGCTACAAGAAGGTGGGACTGTGA
- a CDS encoding ABC transporter ATP-binding protein — protein sequence MIATESLSKRFPRVTALDRLSVDVGPGVTGLVGANGAGKSTLIKILLGLSPATEGRAEVLGLDVATKGADIRERVGYMPEHDCLPPDVSATEFVVHMARMSGLPPTAARERTADTLRHVGLYEERYRPIGGYSTGMKQRVKLAQALVHDPQLVFLDEPTNGLDPVGRDEMLGLIRRIHTDFGISVLVTSHLLGELERTCDHVVVVDGGKLLRSSSTTDFTQTTTTLAIEVTDTDEHSDGTRAVRDALHARGVSVQDGSGLPGAGHVLLLTAAGEDTYDLVRDVIADLGLGLVRMEQRRHHISEVFKDSDADRKEAVGHGN from the coding sequence GTGATCGCGACCGAAAGCCTGAGCAAGCGGTTCCCCCGGGTGACCGCTCTCGACCGGCTCTCCGTGGACGTCGGACCCGGTGTGACCGGACTCGTCGGCGCCAACGGCGCCGGCAAGTCCACCCTGATCAAGATCCTGCTGGGTCTGTCTCCCGCCACCGAGGGCCGGGCCGAGGTGCTCGGACTCGATGTCGCCACCAAGGGCGCCGACATCCGCGAGCGAGTCGGCTACATGCCGGAACACGACTGCCTGCCACCCGACGTCTCGGCCACCGAGTTCGTCGTCCACATGGCACGCATGTCCGGCCTGCCGCCCACCGCCGCCCGCGAACGCACGGCCGACACCCTGCGCCACGTCGGCCTGTACGAGGAGCGGTACCGGCCCATCGGCGGCTACTCCACCGGCATGAAACAGCGCGTGAAACTCGCGCAGGCCCTGGTCCACGACCCCCAGCTGGTCTTCCTCGACGAGCCGACCAACGGCCTCGACCCGGTGGGCCGCGACGAGATGCTCGGCCTCATCCGCCGTATCCACACCGACTTCGGCATCTCCGTCCTGGTCACCTCGCACCTGCTGGGCGAGCTGGAACGCACCTGCGACCACGTCGTCGTCGTCGACGGCGGGAAGCTGCTGCGCTCCAGCTCCACCACGGACTTCACCCAGACCACGACGACCCTCGCGATCGAGGTCACCGACACCGACGAACACTCCGACGGCACCCGCGCGGTCCGCGACGCACTCCACGCACGCGGCGTGAGCGTCCAGGACGGCAGCGGCCTGCCCGGCGCCGGCCACGTCCTGCTGCTCACCGCGGCGGGCGAGGACACCTACGACCTGGTCCGGGACGTCATCGCCGACCTGGGCCTCGGCCTGGTGCGCATGGAGCAGCGCCGGCACCACATCTCGGAGGTCTTCAAGGACAGCGACGCAGACCGGAAGGAGGCGGTCGGCCATGGCAACTGA
- a CDS encoding HAD family hydrolase, translated as MRENDRVTSATRQPEPPAAVLRPRLIATDLDGTLLRDDKSVSPRTVAALAAAEKAGIEVFFVTGRPARWMDVVSAHVHGHGLAICGNGAAVVDLHGGPGTHRFVKVRELARQNALDAVRLLREAAPGTVYAVEQTYGFHQEPAYPKLHMEVPDDLLPAEEILAPGGRAAEEPVLKILAFHPELDPDGFLALARLAIGDRANVTRSSPSALLEISGPEVSKASTLALCCAERGISHEEVVAFGDMPNDVEMLTWAGRSYAMGNAHPDVVAAASGRTVANNEDGVAVVVERILAELP; from the coding sequence ATGCGGGAGAATGACCGGGTGACCTCAGCGACCCGACAGCCCGAGCCCCCGGCCGCGGTACTTCGCCCGCGGCTCATCGCCACCGACCTCGACGGCACTCTGCTGCGGGACGACAAGTCGGTCTCCCCGCGCACGGTCGCCGCGCTGGCCGCCGCCGAGAAGGCGGGCATCGAGGTCTTCTTCGTCACCGGCCGCCCCGCCCGCTGGATGGACGTCGTCAGCGCCCACGTCCACGGACACGGCCTCGCCATCTGCGGCAACGGCGCCGCCGTGGTCGACCTCCACGGCGGCCCCGGCACACACCGGTTCGTGAAGGTCCGGGAGCTGGCCCGGCAGAACGCACTGGACGCCGTACGGCTGCTGCGCGAGGCGGCGCCCGGCACGGTGTACGCGGTCGAGCAGACGTACGGCTTCCACCAGGAGCCGGCATACCCGAAACTGCACATGGAGGTCCCCGACGACCTCCTGCCCGCCGAGGAGATCCTGGCACCGGGCGGTCGCGCCGCCGAGGAGCCAGTCCTCAAGATCCTGGCCTTCCACCCCGAGCTGGATCCCGACGGCTTCCTCGCACTGGCCCGCCTCGCCATCGGCGACCGCGCCAACGTCACCCGGTCCAGCCCCAGCGCCCTGCTGGAGATCAGCGGCCCGGAGGTCTCCAAGGCCAGCACACTCGCCCTGTGCTGCGCCGAGCGCGGCATCTCGCACGAGGAGGTCGTCGCCTTCGGCGACATGCCGAACGACGTCGAGATGCTCACCTGGGCGGGACGGTCGTACGCCATGGGCAACGCGCATCCGGACGTGGTCGCCGCCGCGTCGGGGCGGACGGTCGCCAACAACGAGGACGGGGTCGCCGTGGTCGTCGAGCGGATCCTGGCGGAACTGCCCTGA
- a CDS encoding GAF domain-containing sensor histidine kinase — protein MPPAPLPGPQPPHQGTSAELLARVPKLLEAMRSVGSGLELHSTLNRICETAADLASARYAAIGVVDEDGDGLAEFVHHGVDEATARRIGHLPDGHKGLLGALIRDPDPVRLTDLTEDPRSCGFPAHHPPMRSFLGVPIRVHGENFGNLYLSDKPAGEPFNDSDLAMVRVLATEAGIAIGNARLYEAARQRERWIDGSVAVTTALLAGGDMDEALQVVAEQARRLSGARAGIVLLPADGGGLEIVAVATPHATNALGTVIPPDNGVVAELLAGRPVFVDDAATDPRMAAGPVRGYGPIMLLPLCRDGRVLGGLVMPRARGERPFTRTERALGDRFASQAALALMMADAQRDRERLAVYEDRDRIARDLHDLVIQRLFATGMMLESAQRRALAPEVRDGVGGAVDELDVTIQEIRSAIFALRQPAESPEGLRTRVLREVAMAAVPLGFSPSHRFVGPVDTAVGDLTGKNLIAALREALSNAFRHADATRIEVTVDATVTLPDGRPGVRLTVADDGVGIPEGGRRSGLRNLERRAETVGGTSRTGPGIGRDGSGTTVLWEAPY, from the coding sequence ATGCCCCCTGCACCACTTCCCGGTCCGCAGCCGCCCCACCAGGGGACCTCGGCCGAGCTCCTGGCGCGGGTGCCGAAGCTGCTGGAAGCGATGCGTTCCGTCGGCAGCGGACTGGAACTGCACTCCACGCTGAACCGGATCTGTGAGACGGCGGCCGACCTGGCGAGTGCCCGGTACGCGGCCATCGGCGTCGTCGACGAGGACGGTGACGGCCTCGCCGAGTTCGTGCACCACGGCGTCGACGAGGCGACCGCCCGGCGGATCGGCCACCTGCCCGACGGGCACAAGGGTCTGCTCGGCGCCCTCATCCGTGACCCGGACCCGGTCCGACTCACGGACCTGACCGAGGACCCGCGCTCCTGCGGATTCCCCGCGCACCACCCGCCGATGCGCAGCTTCCTCGGCGTCCCCATCCGCGTACACGGCGAGAACTTCGGCAACCTCTACCTGAGCGACAAACCGGCCGGGGAGCCGTTCAACGACTCGGACCTCGCGATGGTCCGGGTCCTGGCCACCGAGGCCGGCATCGCGATCGGCAACGCGCGGCTGTACGAGGCGGCCCGGCAGCGCGAGCGCTGGATCGACGGGTCGGTCGCTGTGACCACCGCGCTGCTTGCCGGCGGTGACATGGACGAGGCCCTCCAGGTCGTCGCCGAACAGGCCCGCCGGCTCTCCGGAGCGCGGGCGGGAATCGTGCTGCTGCCGGCCGACGGGGGCGGCCTGGAGATCGTGGCCGTCGCCACACCGCACGCCACGAACGCCCTCGGCACGGTCATCCCGCCGGACAACGGCGTCGTCGCCGAACTGCTGGCCGGGCGCCCGGTGTTCGTGGACGACGCCGCCACCGACCCGCGCATGGCGGCCGGGCCCGTGCGTGGTTACGGACCGATCATGCTGCTGCCCCTGTGCAGGGACGGGCGGGTCCTCGGCGGTCTCGTCATGCCCCGCGCCCGGGGAGAGCGTCCGTTCACGCGGACGGAGCGTGCGCTCGGCGACCGGTTCGCCTCGCAGGCCGCGCTGGCCCTGATGATGGCCGACGCCCAGCGCGACCGGGAACGGCTCGCCGTCTACGAGGACCGCGACCGCATCGCGCGCGACCTGCACGACCTCGTGATCCAGCGGTTGTTCGCCACGGGAATGATGCTGGAGAGCGCACAGCGCAGGGCGCTCGCGCCCGAGGTGCGTGACGGGGTGGGCGGGGCCGTCGACGAGCTCGACGTCACCATCCAGGAGATCCGCTCAGCCATCTTCGCGCTGCGGCAGCCCGCCGAGTCACCCGAGGGGCTGCGCACACGCGTGCTGCGCGAGGTCGCCATGGCCGCCGTGCCGCTCGGCTTCTCGCCCTCGCACCGCTTCGTCGGCCCGGTCGACACCGCCGTCGGCGACCTGACCGGCAAGAACCTCATCGCCGCGCTGCGCGAAGCCCTGTCCAACGCCTTCCGGCACGCCGACGCCACCCGGATCGAGGTGACCGTCGATGCCACGGTCACGCTTCCGGACGGCCGCCCGGGGGTCCGGCTGACCGTCGCGGACGACGGTGTCGGCATCCCCGAGGGTGGGCGGCGCAGCGGGCTGCGCAATCTTGAGCGGCGCGCCGAGACCGTCGGGGGCACCAGCCGGACCGGGCCGGGCATCGGGAGGGACGGCAGCGGCACGACGGTGCTGTGGGAGGCCCCGTACTGA
- a CDS encoding M23 family metallopeptidase, translating into MRSPRRHPLLVPVLLCALAVLAARPTDAGDEDGGSSTGAQVARLYADAAEATRQYEDGRREAEARRSKALEYEKRLDVQRRKIDGMHEDLGRIARAQYRGSGGLPLTAQMLLADDPDGLMRGQHALTRADVAVNNAIGRSLRAEARLAADEAKARAAWRALEERNAELAELKQEIEGKLEAARARLEGEADASVTAGSCPGAVRLDQPDEDLDRPWVAPVQTYALSASFGSGGARWANRHTGQDFAVPVGTPVRSVGAGRVVKVSCGGAFGMQVVVQHAGGYYTQYAHLAAVAVDQGQRVRPGQWVGQSGSTGNSTGPHLHFEVRVTPETGSALDPVPWLSERGVSL; encoded by the coding sequence ATGCGCTCACCTCGCCGTCACCCGCTGCTGGTTCCGGTGCTGCTGTGCGCGCTCGCCGTGCTCGCGGCCCGTCCCACGGACGCCGGGGACGAGGACGGCGGCTCATCCACCGGCGCACAGGTGGCGCGACTGTACGCGGACGCGGCCGAGGCCACCCGGCAGTACGAGGACGGGCGGCGCGAGGCCGAGGCACGGCGGTCGAAGGCCCTGGAGTACGAGAAGCGTCTCGACGTGCAGCGGCGGAAGATCGACGGCATGCACGAGGACCTGGGCCGGATCGCCCGCGCGCAGTACCGCGGCAGCGGCGGGCTGCCGCTCACCGCGCAGATGCTCCTGGCCGACGACCCCGACGGGCTGATGCGTGGTCAGCACGCCCTCACCCGGGCCGACGTGGCCGTGAACAACGCCATCGGCCGGAGCCTGCGGGCCGAGGCCCGGCTCGCCGCCGACGAGGCGAAAGCACGGGCCGCCTGGCGGGCGCTGGAGGAGCGCAACGCGGAGCTGGCCGAGCTGAAGCAGGAGATCGAGGGCAAGCTCGAGGCGGCCCGGGCGCGCCTGGAGGGGGAGGCGGACGCCTCGGTCACGGCCGGTTCATGCCCGGGCGCGGTCCGCCTCGACCAGCCGGACGAGGACTTGGACCGGCCCTGGGTCGCCCCGGTGCAGACGTACGCGCTGTCGGCGTCCTTCGGCAGCGGCGGGGCACGCTGGGCGAACCGGCACACCGGTCAGGACTTCGCGGTGCCGGTCGGGACACCGGTGCGGTCGGTCGGCGCGGGCCGGGTGGTGAAGGTGTCCTGCGGCGGGGCCTTCGGGATGCAGGTCGTGGTCCAGCACGCCGGCGGTTACTACACGCAGTACGCGCATCTCGCCGCGGTCGCCGTCGACCAGGGCCAGAGGGTCCGGCCCGGCCAGTGGGTCGGGCAGTCGGGCAGTACCGGTAACTCCACCGGCCCGCATCTGCACTTCGAGGTGCGGGTGACACCCGAGACGGGGTCGGCCCTGGACCCGGTGCCGTGGCTGTCGGAGCGCGGGGTGTCGCTCTGA
- a CDS encoding LLM class flavin-dependent oxidoreductase, with product MSLRLSTVILPNRRWHEGGRSAWTRAEQLGFHTAYTYDHLSWRSFRDGPWFGAVPTLTAAAAVTERLRLGTLVTSPNFRHPVTLAKELISLDDISGGRVTLSVGAGGTGFDATALGQEPWTPRERADRFNEFLPLLDRLLTEDAVSYEGDFYSAHEARNIPGCVQRPRLPFAVAATGPRGLRLAAQYGQAWVTTGDPKLFEHGTPEQSDRALRAQADKLADACVGIGREVNELDKVLLTGFTPDRSRPLESVDAFVDFAGRHRDLGFTELVVHWPIPDSDFTADEKVFERIAMEAPAQLRV from the coding sequence ATGAGCCTTCGCTTGAGCACCGTGATCCTTCCGAACCGCCGCTGGCACGAGGGCGGCCGTTCGGCCTGGACGCGCGCCGAGCAGCTCGGATTCCACACCGCGTACACCTACGATCACCTGTCCTGGAGGAGCTTCCGGGACGGCCCGTGGTTCGGCGCCGTTCCGACACTCACCGCCGCCGCGGCCGTCACCGAGCGGCTGCGCCTGGGCACCCTGGTGACCTCGCCGAACTTCCGGCACCCGGTGACGCTCGCCAAGGAGCTGATCTCCCTCGACGACATCTCCGGTGGCCGGGTCACGCTCAGCGTAGGAGCCGGCGGCACCGGCTTCGACGCCACCGCCCTCGGCCAGGAGCCGTGGACACCTCGTGAGCGGGCCGACCGGTTCAACGAGTTCCTCCCGCTGCTGGACCGGCTGCTGACCGAGGACGCGGTGTCCTACGAGGGCGACTTCTACTCGGCCCACGAGGCCCGCAACATCCCGGGGTGTGTGCAGCGGCCCCGGCTGCCGTTCGCGGTGGCCGCGACCGGGCCGCGCGGTCTGCGGCTCGCCGCGCAGTACGGGCAGGCCTGGGTGACCACCGGTGATCCGAAGCTCTTCGAGCACGGCACCCCCGAGCAGTCCGACCGGGCCCTGCGGGCGCAGGCCGACAAACTCGCCGACGCCTGCGTCGGCATCGGCCGGGAGGTGAACGAGCTCGACAAGGTCCTGCTTACCGGCTTCACGCCCGACCGCAGCCGGCCGCTGGAGTCCGTGGACGCCTTCGTCGACTTCGCCGGCCGCCACCGTGACCTGGGCTTCACCGAGCTTGTCGTCCACTGGCCGATCCCCGACTCGGACTTCACAGCGGACGAGAAGGTCTTCGAGCGGATCGCCATGGAGGCCCCGGCGCAGCTGCGGGTATGA
- a CDS encoding SDR family oxidoreductase — protein MLDGARERWVRSGGVELCVAELGDPVRPTVVLVHGYPDSKEVWSEVAARLADRFHVVLYDVRGHGRSTAPSPLRGGFTLEKLTDDFLAVAGAVSPDRPVHLVGHDWGSVQSWEFVTVERTRGRIASFTSMSGPSLDHFGHWINKRLRRPTPRRAGQLLGQGAKSWYVYLLHTPVLPELAWRGPLGRRWPGILRRAEKLPGGDYPTASLPTDAAHGAWLYRDNVRPRLRRPRGDAHAHAPVQLVTPLEDAFLSERLYDELELWVPRLTRRTLPAKHWVPRTRPDRLADWITEFVTAVEGGGPGAAASGRHADRFAGQLVLVTGAGGGIGRATALAFAEAGARVVAVDRDAEAAVRTAELARLSGATAAWAETADVSDEQAMEELAAKVAAEYGVVDVLVNNAGIGLSGSFFDTTPQDWKKVLDVNLWGVIHGCRLFGGRMAARGQGGHIVNIASAAAFQPSRALPAYSTSKAAVLMLSECLRAELAGQGIGVTAICPGLVNTGITSTARFAGVDAEEEKRRQRRAARLYGLRNYPPEKVADAVLEAVARNRAVVPVTPEARGAHLMTRVFPGVLRRLARVKPPL, from the coding sequence GTGCTGGACGGTGCGCGGGAGCGCTGGGTGCGCTCGGGCGGGGTCGAACTGTGCGTGGCCGAACTGGGCGACCCGGTCCGCCCCACGGTCGTACTGGTGCACGGCTACCCGGACAGCAAAGAGGTCTGGTCCGAGGTGGCAGCCCGCCTCGCCGACCGCTTCCACGTGGTCCTCTACGACGTGCGGGGCCACGGCCGGTCCACCGCTCCGAGCCCCCTGCGCGGCGGGTTCACGCTGGAGAAGCTGACGGACGACTTCCTGGCCGTCGCGGGCGCCGTCAGCCCGGACCGGCCCGTGCACCTGGTGGGCCACGACTGGGGCTCGGTGCAGTCGTGGGAGTTCGTCACCGTCGAGCGGACCAGGGGCCGTATCGCGTCATTCACGTCGATGTCCGGGCCGTCGCTTGACCACTTCGGGCACTGGATCAACAAGCGCCTCAGGCGCCCCACTCCGCGCCGGGCCGGCCAGCTCCTCGGCCAGGGCGCCAAGTCCTGGTACGTGTACCTGCTGCACACACCGGTGCTGCCCGAGCTGGCCTGGCGCGGCCCGCTCGGCAGGCGCTGGCCGGGCATCCTGCGGCGGGCCGAGAAGCTGCCCGGCGGCGACTACCCGACCGCCTCGCTCCCGACGGACGCGGCGCACGGGGCGTGGCTGTACCGGGACAACGTCCGGCCCCGGCTGCGCCGTCCGCGCGGTGACGCCCACGCGCACGCCCCCGTTCAGCTCGTCACCCCGCTGGAGGACGCCTTCCTCTCCGAGCGGCTCTACGACGAACTGGAACTGTGGGTGCCGCGGCTGACCCGCCGCACACTGCCCGCCAAGCACTGGGTGCCGCGGACCCGGCCGGACAGGCTGGCGGACTGGATCACGGAGTTCGTCACCGCCGTCGAGGGCGGCGGGCCCGGGGCCGCGGCGAGTGGCCGGCACGCCGACCGTTTCGCCGGGCAGCTGGTGCTGGTCACAGGTGCGGGCGGCGGCATCGGGCGGGCGACGGCGCTGGCCTTCGCCGAGGCCGGCGCACGCGTGGTGGCCGTCGACCGGGACGCCGAGGCGGCCGTCCGCACCGCGGAGCTGGCCCGGCTGAGCGGTGCGACGGCGGCCTGGGCGGAGACGGCCGACGTCTCCGACGAGCAGGCCATGGAGGAACTGGCGGCCAAGGTCGCCGCCGAGTACGGCGTGGTGGACGTCCTGGTGAACAACGCCGGGATCGGTCTGTCGGGCTCCTTCTTCGACACCACCCCGCAGGACTGGAAGAAGGTCCTCGACGTCAATCTGTGGGGCGTGATCCACGGCTGCCGCCTGTTCGGCGGGCGGATGGCCGCACGCGGGCAGGGCGGCCACATCGTCAACATCGCGTCGGCGGCGGCCTTCCAGCCCTCCCGGGCGCTGCCCGCATACAGCACGTCCAAGGCGGCCGTGCTGATGCTGAGCGAGTGCCTGCGCGCCGAGCTGGCCGGGCAGGGGATCGGCGTCACGGCGATCTGCCCCGGCCTCGTCAACACCGGCATTACGTCGACTGCGCGCTTCGCGGGCGTCGACGCCGAGGAGGAGAAACGGCGGCAGCGACGCGCTGCCCGGCTGTACGGACTGCGCAACTACCCACCGGAGAAGGTCGCCGACGCCGTCCTTGAGGCGGTGGCGCGCAACAGGGCCGTGGTTCCGGTGACGCCGGAGGCGCGCGGAGCCCACCTCATGACCCGTGTCTTTCCCGGGGTGCTGAGGAGACTGGCCCGGGTGAAGCCGCCGCTCTAG